A genomic segment from Thermodesulfobacteriota bacterium encodes:
- a CDS encoding ATP-binding cassette domain-containing protein: MLKIDAVAKTFHAHTVNEIRALRDVRLTIEEGSFTAIIGTNGSGKSTLLNAVAGTFFVDSGRIHLDGRDITAWPEYKRACLIGRVFQDPFAGTAPDMTIAENIAIAVKRGKHRSLRPAVTRSFREEVAERVRILKMGLEDRLGNPIGTLSGGQRQALTLLMAVWTRPRLLLLDEHTAALDPKSAAKVAELTKKMIEKEKLTALMVTHSMQQAVDLPDRIIMMHRGMIVEDYQQERKRRVRVPDLMATFDRVQKRELFDESVAVMLEEQYY, encoded by the coding sequence ATGCTGAAAATTGACGCGGTCGCCAAGACTTTTCATGCCCATACCGTTAATGAAATCCGGGCCCTGCGGGATGTCCGTTTGACCATAGAAGAGGGAAGTTTTACCGCGATCATCGGGACCAACGGGTCAGGCAAAAGCACGCTGCTCAACGCCGTGGCCGGAACGTTTTTCGTGGACAGCGGCCGTATCCATCTCGATGGCCGCGATATCACCGCCTGGCCGGAGTATAAACGGGCTTGTCTCATCGGCCGGGTCTTTCAGGACCCGTTCGCGGGGACAGCGCCGGACATGACCATCGCGGAGAACATCGCCATTGCCGTGAAACGGGGCAAACACCGGTCCCTTCGCCCGGCCGTGACCCGCTCTTTCCGTGAGGAGGTGGCCGAGCGGGTCCGCATTCTGAAGATGGGGCTTGAAGACCGGCTGGGCAATCCCATCGGCACCCTTTCCGGCGGCCAGCGGCAGGCGTTGACGCTGCTCATGGCTGTCTGGACCCGTCCCCGGCTCCTTCTGCTGGATGAACACACGGCCGCCCTGGATCCCAAAAGCGCCGCCAAGGTGGCGGAACTGACAAAAAAGATGATCGAGAAGGAAAAGCTCACCGCTCTGATGGTGACCCATTCCATGCAGCAGGCCGTTGATCTGCCCGACCGCATTATCATGATGCACCGGGGAATGATCGTGGAAGACTATCAGCAGGAACGGAAACGACGGGTCCGGGTGCCTGACCTGATGGCCACCTTTGACCGGGTTCAGAAGAGGGAGCTCTTTGACGAGTCGGTTGCCGTCATGCTGGAAGAACAATATTATTAG
- a CDS encoding nucleoside monophosphate kinase translates to METHRYQALLLVGPTGSGKTPLGRFFEKNGLNGRACHHFDFGENLRQAAACGHTDISETDRRFLEGVLHGGALLENDTFYLAESILSAFIKDRQVGNNDLLVLNGLPRHLDQARDTDRLVNIQALVHLVCTPEGVCRRIAENTGKDRTGRIDDTPEEIARKLDVFNRRTLPLIEYYRDRGARIWAVAATVDATPADMACLVASGYATE, encoded by the coding sequence GTGGAAACGCATCGATATCAGGCCCTGCTGCTGGTGGGACCGACCGGTTCCGGCAAGACGCCTCTGGGAAGGTTTTTTGAAAAGAACGGTCTGAATGGCCGGGCCTGCCATCATTTTGATTTCGGGGAAAACCTGCGGCAGGCGGCCGCCTGCGGCCATACGGACATCAGCGAAACCGACCGGCGGTTTCTGGAGGGTGTGTTGCATGGCGGCGCATTGCTTGAAAACGATACGTTCTATCTGGCTGAATCCATTCTGTCGGCTTTTATTAAAGACCGGCAAGTCGGGAATAACGATCTGCTGGTGCTAAACGGTTTGCCTCGTCACCTGGACCAGGCCAGGGATACGGACCGGCTGGTGAACATTCAGGCCTTGGTCCATCTGGTCTGTACGCCTGAAGGGGTCTGCCGGCGCATTGCCGAAAACACGGGAAAGGACCGTACCGGCCGGATTGACGATACGCCGGAGGAGATAGCAAGAAAGCTGGACGTCTTTAACCGTCGAACCCTGCCACTGATCGAGTACTATCGGGATCGGGGCGCCCGGATATGGGCCGTAGCGGCAACCGTCGATGCCACCCCGGCGGATATGGCTTGTCTGGTGGCATCAGGTTATGCAACAGAATAG
- a CDS encoding SpoIIE family protein phosphatase translates to MSPPDARSLHSGIKWHHRLSVRLSVLFSVFSILIFSGVLGYNYYHARKMIIAKTEAQARNIVTAAADKVSTTIASVVAVTDSMALSLEMFPYDNDRLLAFIRASVLSHPDVFGSTVAFEPYTDSRFPAPYAPYFYKTPDGAGFVDLKESYDYTLQDWYQIPRELGRKEWSEPYFDEGGGNILMATYSVPFYEKRGSQRRFAGIVTADISLGHLTDIVSSIRVLKTGYGFLLSRNGVFLAHPRQDIVMNESVFSLAEERNDQSLREMGRRMAAGQSGFIPSAAIDGAPGWMYYAPLGQMGGTIGVVFPEGELLSDIRNLTGIMASMGLAGVLLLALVVVFISGSITRPIRALADSSGRIAAGDFDAGLPEPRSRDEIGVLTRDFRTMRDSLKDHIRRLTETTAARERMESELKIAHDIQMSILPKTFPPFPTRDEFDLYALIAPAREVGGDFYDFFQLNENTLCFVIGDVSGKGVPAALFMAITKTLIKSFARGDVSPDEILSHVNGELAADNEACMFVTLFCGLLDMTSGEIRYANAGHNPPVLIKRNGGVEWLPRAASLVAGAMPEVEFQCERLRLGPGDNLFLYTDGVTEAMNKAEEFFSEESLIGELAGAADLSIREAIEKIMNAVHRFSDGAPQSDDITMMMIRYSGGK, encoded by the coding sequence GTGTCGCCCCCTGACGCCCGATCACTTCACTCCGGCATCAAATGGCATCACCGGTTATCCGTCCGGTTGAGCGTTCTGTTTTCCGTCTTCAGTATTCTGATTTTCAGCGGGGTGCTGGGCTATAATTATTATCATGCCCGGAAAATGATCATCGCCAAGACGGAGGCGCAGGCCAGAAATATCGTCACCGCGGCCGCCGACAAAGTGTCGACCACCATTGCCTCGGTAGTGGCCGTTACGGATTCCATGGCCCTTTCCCTGGAAATGTTTCCCTATGACAACGACCGGCTGCTGGCCTTTATCAGGGCATCGGTTCTGTCCCACCCGGATGTGTTCGGCTCCACCGTAGCCTTCGAGCCTTACACGGACAGCCGATTCCCGGCCCCTTACGCGCCTTATTTTTACAAAACACCGGACGGCGCGGGTTTTGTCGACCTGAAGGAGAGTTACGACTACACCCTGCAGGACTGGTACCAGATTCCCCGGGAACTGGGGAGAAAGGAATGGAGCGAGCCCTATTTCGACGAAGGCGGCGGCAACATCCTCATGGCCACCTACTCTGTCCCCTTTTATGAAAAGCGGGGGAGTCAAAGGCGGTTTGCCGGAATCGTGACGGCCGACATATCCCTTGGGCACCTGACGGATATCGTCTCTTCGATCCGGGTGCTGAAAACAGGATACGGCTTTCTGCTGTCCAGGAACGGCGTTTTTCTGGCCCATCCCCGGCAGGACATCGTCATGAACGAATCCGTGTTCAGCCTCGCCGAGGAACGGAACGATCAGTCGCTGCGGGAAATGGGCCGCCGCATGGCCGCCGGACAGAGCGGGTTTATTCCGTCCGCCGCCATTGACGGCGCTCCCGGCTGGATGTACTACGCCCCGTTGGGGCAGATGGGCGGCACCATCGGCGTGGTTTTCCCGGAGGGCGAACTGCTTTCGGACATCCGCAACCTGACGGGAATTATGGCCAGCATGGGATTGGCGGGTGTTCTGCTGCTGGCCCTGGTGGTGGTCTTCATTTCCGGATCCATCACGCGGCCTATCCGGGCGCTGGCGGACTCGTCAGGCAGAATCGCGGCCGGGGATTTCGATGCCGGACTGCCGGAACCCCGGTCCCGGGACGAGATCGGCGTCCTGACCCGGGATTTCAGGACCATGCGGGACTCGCTCAAGGATCACATCCGCCGGTTGACGGAAACAACCGCCGCCAGGGAGCGGATGGAGAGTGAGCTGAAAATCGCCCACGACATCCAGATGTCGATCCTGCCCAAGACCTTTCCACCGTTTCCCACCCGCGATGAATTCGACCTTTATGCCCTGATCGCGCCGGCCAGGGAGGTCGGCGGGGACTTTTACGACTTCTTTCAACTGAACGAAAACACGCTCTGTTTTGTCATCGGTGATGTTTCCGGCAAGGGGGTGCCGGCGGCCCTGTTCATGGCGATCACCAAAACGCTGATCAAGTCTTTTGCCAGAGGGGATGTCTCGCCGGACGAGATCCTCTCCCATGTCAACGGGGAACTGGCCGCCGATAATGAAGCCTGCATGTTTGTCACGCTTTTCTGCGGCCTGCTTGACATGACCAGCGGGGAGATCCGGTACGCCAACGCCGGCCACAACCCGCCGGTCCTCATCAAGAGAAACGGCGGGGTGGAATGGCTGCCCCGGGCCGCATCCCTGGTGGCCGGCGCCATGCCGGAAGTTGAATTCCAGTGTGAACGCCTCCGCCTTGGACCGGGGGACAACCTCTTCCTTTACACCGACGGCGTGACCGAGGCAATGAACAAAGCCGAAGAATTCTTTTCGGAGGAAAGCCTGATCGGAGAACTGGCCGGCGCCGCGGATCTTTCAATCAGGGAGGCCATCGAAAAAATAATGAATGCGGTTCATCGTTTTTCAGACGGCGCCCCGCAATCGGACGATATCACCATGATGATGATCCGTTATTCCGGGGGAAAATGA
- a CDS encoding iron-containing alcohol dehydrogenase translates to MPWFEPEIIEGAGSLKKLPAVIKEKGFARVLVVTDPVLMGLHLPDSLFDALKDAGIQYFLYDQVQPNPTIENIEAALKVYKTNNCQAIIAFGGGSPMDCAKATGARVARPNRPVAKMRGLFKVSLPALKMGSILPPALFAVPTTAGTGSETTIAAVVSDPTTHEKYPLTDLVLRPKYAVLDPMLTVGLPPHITATTGMDAMTHAVESYIGKFYNSRDTRQKALLAVEIIFRNIEKAYQNGQDLEARGQMLWAAYYGGYTFTRGGVGNIHCIGHNLGGLYGVPHGLAMPVIMPYVLEWYGEVVHKSLAELADVAGVAKPGMSRSEKAGAFIQAIKDLNRRMNIPDKFDCIRDEDIPIIAERALMECNPTYPVPKIMNQEDCMAVIRRLKA, encoded by the coding sequence ATGCCTTGGTTTGAGCCGGAAATCATCGAAGGCGCGGGCAGCCTTAAAAAACTGCCCGCCGTTATCAAAGAAAAAGGTTTTGCCCGGGTCCTGGTGGTCACCGACCCTGTCCTTATGGGCCTTCACCTGCCTGATTCTCTTTTTGATGCATTAAAGGATGCCGGTATCCAGTACTTTCTCTATGATCAGGTTCAGCCAAATCCGACCATCGAGAATATCGAAGCGGCCCTCAAAGTTTACAAGACGAACAATTGTCAGGCTATCATCGCCTTTGGCGGCGGCTCGCCCATGGATTGCGCCAAGGCGACGGGCGCACGAGTCGCCCGGCCCAATCGTCCGGTAGCCAAAATGAGAGGCCTGTTCAAGGTCAGTCTGCCGGCCCTGAAAATGGGCTCGATCCTGCCACCGGCGCTGTTCGCGGTTCCCACCACGGCGGGCACCGGGTCCGAGACCACCATCGCGGCGGTGGTGTCCGACCCCACCACTCATGAAAAATATCCCCTGACCGATCTCGTGCTCCGGCCCAAATACGCGGTGCTGGACCCGATGCTGACGGTGGGCCTGCCGCCGCACATCACCGCCACCACCGGCATGGACGCCATGACCCACGCCGTCGAGTCGTACATCGGCAAGTTTTATAACAGCAGAGACACTCGCCAAAAAGCCCTTCTGGCGGTTGAAATCATTTTCCGGAATATCGAAAAGGCCTACCAGAACGGCCAGGACCTGGAAGCCCGCGGCCAGATGCTGTGGGCCGCGTATTACGGCGGATATACCTTCACGCGCGGCGGCGTGGGCAACATCCACTGTATTGGTCATAATCTGGGAGGCCTGTACGGCGTACCCCATGGCCTGGCCATGCCGGTCATCATGCCCTATGTCCTGGAATGGTATGGAGAGGTAGTTCATAAATCACTGGCCGAGCTGGCCGACGTGGCCGGCGTTGCCAAACCCGGCATGAGCCGTTCAGAAAAAGCAGGGGCTTTTATTCAGGCCATCAAGGACTTGAACCGGCGGATGAACATTCCCGACAAATTTGACTGCATCCGGGACGAAGACATCCCCATCATCGCCGAACGCGCCCTGATGGAGTGCAACCCGACCTATCCGGTTCCTAAAATTATGAACCAGGAAGACTGCATGGCCGTTATCCGGCGGCTTAAAGCGTAA
- a CDS encoding STAS domain-containing protein, whose amino-acid sequence MKIDCRQRGKYLLIKAEGRLDASWAEYFADTLLLQIRQGQHHLILDAAGTIFLSSAGIRALLQVFRELKAVEGDFRIVNPSAFVEQTLNTSGFQMWLGRGMPEDMPADGAGEEPAATGQAGIQRYRLNEKAALAVSEPVCWRPWRKVGKDRVKTLTFDRNACCLGIGSAAATDKEAEDLFGEFLVVAGNVVYQPPDEQAPPDYLIAENRFLPRMQCIQALSWTGEMGHLIRFAPTDTRPFYTVSALIKLVLEQTGGRPAGFVIAGEIEGLVGAALIRSPGHIQEDIETISFPEIRKWLTFCGERSFAHQQALLVGVVTAAVGPLTPEMSASSDWAAHIHAAVFPYQPLPNGRIDLPAITEKFFNGPSPLAVIHLTDDNRPAIGLGESALIRGACWCGPLNNPEVLS is encoded by the coding sequence ATGAAAATTGACTGCCGGCAACGGGGAAAATATCTGCTGATAAAGGCGGAAGGACGGTTAGACGCCTCCTGGGCGGAATATTTCGCGGACACGCTTCTGCTTCAGATCCGCCAGGGGCAGCACCATCTGATACTTGATGCCGCGGGCACGATTTTCTTAAGCTCCGCCGGTATCCGCGCCCTGCTGCAGGTGTTCCGGGAGCTCAAGGCGGTAGAAGGTGATTTTCGGATCGTCAATCCTAGCGCTTTTGTGGAACAGACCCTGAACACCTCCGGATTCCAGATGTGGCTGGGCCGGGGGATGCCGGAGGATATGCCGGCCGACGGGGCAGGCGAAGAACCGGCAGCGACCGGTCAAGCCGGCATTCAGCGTTATCGACTGAACGAAAAAGCCGCGCTGGCTGTCTCCGAGCCGGTCTGCTGGCGGCCCTGGCGGAAAGTCGGCAAAGACCGGGTAAAAACCCTTACCTTTGACCGGAACGCCTGCTGCCTGGGAATCGGCAGCGCCGCCGCCACCGATAAGGAAGCCGAAGATCTTTTCGGCGAATTTCTGGTCGTGGCCGGAAACGTGGTTTATCAGCCGCCGGATGAACAGGCGCCTCCGGATTATCTGATCGCCGAAAACCGGTTTCTGCCCCGCATGCAGTGTATCCAGGCTTTGAGCTGGACCGGCGAGATGGGTCATTTAATCCGGTTCGCCCCCACGGACACAAGGCCCTTTTATACTGTCTCGGCCCTGATAAAGCTTGTTCTGGAGCAGACCGGCGGCCGGCCGGCCGGGTTCGTTATCGCAGGAGAAATCGAGGGGCTGGTGGGAGCGGCGCTGATCCGGTCGCCGGGACATATCCAGGAGGATATTGAAACCATCTCCTTTCCCGAAATCCGGAAATGGCTGACCTTCTGCGGAGAGCGGTCCTTTGCCCATCAACAGGCCCTGCTGGTCGGCGTTGTCACGGCTGCGGTCGGCCCTCTGACGCCGGAGATGTCCGCCTCATCGGATTGGGCCGCCCATATTCATGCCGCGGTTTTTCCATACCAGCCGCTGCCCAACGGCAGGATCGATCTGCCGGCGATCACGGAGAAATTTTTCAACGGGCCGTCCCCCCTGGCCGTCATCCACCTGACCGATGATAACCGTCCCGCCATCGGACTGGGTGAAAGCGCCTTGATACGGGGCGCCTGCTGGTGTGGCCCCTTGAACAATCCGGAGGTTTTGTCATGA
- a CDS encoding ABC transporter permease encodes MSLVIGAFTMGLILSLLSLGMFISFRMIRFTDITVDGSITLGASVSALMIAHGYSPWLAILVSVTGGALAGTATGILYTRFRIQEILSGILVMTALYSINLRIMGRSNIPLLDVATVSSGIERVLEKITSGASRIDVLGWPVPPGDLAILATSGAITVLISALLFMFLLTHIGTALRAAGSNPQMVRAQGVNNRTMIVFSLALANALVAFAGSLLAQYQGFADVQMGIGMMVWGLASIIIGEALVGRAGLGLTITGVILGTILFRLLIAIALRWGLNPNDLKLVTAVFVFAALVAPAWFGSLGRKIKGGRRHAEN; translated from the coding sequence ATGAGCCTGGTCATCGGCGCCTTTACCATGGGACTGATTCTTTCCCTCCTGTCCCTGGGCATGTTCATCAGTTTCCGGATGATCCGGTTTACGGACATTACCGTTGACGGTTCCATCACCCTGGGCGCGTCCGTTTCCGCCCTCATGATCGCGCATGGATATTCCCCCTGGCTGGCGATTCTGGTTTCCGTCACGGGCGGCGCCCTGGCCGGGACAGCCACCGGCATCCTTTATACCCGCTTCAGAATCCAGGAGATTCTGTCCGGGATCCTGGTGATGACGGCCCTGTATTCCATCAACCTGCGAATCATGGGCAGGAGCAATATCCCGCTTCTGGATGTGGCTACCGTTTCCAGCGGCATTGAAAGAGTGCTTGAGAAAATCACCTCCGGGGCTTCCCGGATCGACGTCCTGGGATGGCCGGTGCCGCCGGGGGACCTGGCGATTTTAGCAACCAGCGGCGCCATTACCGTGCTGATATCCGCGCTGCTGTTCATGTTCCTGCTGACCCATATCGGTACCGCCCTGCGGGCCGCCGGCAGCAATCCCCAAATGGTGCGGGCACAGGGTGTCAACAACCGGACCATGATCGTTTTCAGCCTGGCCCTAGCCAATGCCCTGGTGGCTTTCGCCGGCTCGCTGCTGGCCCAGTATCAGGGTTTCGCGGATGTCCAGATGGGCATTGGCATGATGGTCTGGGGCCTGGCCAGCATCATCATCGGCGAAGCCCTGGTGGGACGCGCGGGTCTCGGGCTGACCATCACCGGCGTGATCCTGGGGACCATCCTGTTCCGGCTGCTGATTGCCATCGCCCTGCGCTGGGGATTGAACCCCAACGACCTGAAACTGGTGACGGCCGTTTTTGTCTTCGCCGCGCTGGTCGCACCGGCATGGTTCGGCTCCCTGGGTCGCAAGATAAAAGGAGGGCGCCGGCATGCTGAAAATTGA
- a CDS encoding ABC transporter substrate-binding protein: MKTIFRHLWPAVSLILAASFILLLSDREQRTGHVKEIARVFPSIAVMQIASSAVLDTHVAGVVSRLDEKGYRAPDGKNIRFYNPQGDYATASAMARDMVNSPYGLLITSSTVALQVVAKANTAVRKPHVFGTVTDPYGAGVGITGPEPDQHPPYMAGVGTFQPVERTIEIARDMNPGLKRLGVVWNPGEQCSEVCLKKARQTCESLGIELVEANAGNTSEVPEALRSVIAKNVNAVWVGGDNVAIAAVRLMIDLAGQAGIPVFTNDPTDTEKGALFGLGADYFTVGQYTADIAVAVLEGKKPSAFRIENMVPEKLAVNRQVLASLKDMWRMTSPIEQLLSGQKPQPGEEPADPDPDSPVQDLAELTARTAPGSSSPADTPLSPEKSRQLALDMAALEKAGVTPPEDLLTKADVFLNLRGPDQPPAKIALVNLVENTALLDAVNGVKTALYEMGLREKTDFTVTEYCAQGDMSQLSQILDRIAMEPPDALVTVTTPAFIAAVKRDFAFPLIFTVCSDPEKLGVFKTGRPPNVCGIYDDPPVAELLRMAAKHDPALKAVGIIYDAGQMNSLISVEKLRRAGPDQGITVLEATASTVSDLPMAARSVIQRGAGAIILSADNLVTTGFAAIDKAAGEAGIPIYVTDVDLVAKGADGAIGDSYFEWGKASGELVARVLAGVPPARLPVSPTRVHHRVDPGEITAAPPAKPFQLRIVLYSETEFAEQCRQGLIDGIAKAGLREGRDYVLKSYNAQGDMSTLSSIMTTVRSDRVDLLMAVSTPTLQAALRQAGEETRIVFTGVGDGVKAGAGKSETDHLPNVTGITTRSPFEGMVRIIRQTLPDARRVGTLFTPAEINSVLYKDGLKEALEKEGLELVTVPVTSSADVAQAAIELCGQDIQVVAQVVDNLTRPGFALIARKAAENDLPVFVFDSAQMKDGGVICLARDYYDAGLEAAEKAVRILRGENPGTIPFTNTQSEKLLVNRDLAARYKLRISDELMKKATLFKPDNERDGK; encoded by the coding sequence ATGAAAACCATTTTCAGGCACTTGTGGCCGGCCGTCAGCCTGATTCTGGCGGCGTCTTTTATACTGCTGCTGTCGGACCGGGAACAGCGAACCGGACATGTCAAAGAGATCGCCCGCGTCTTTCCGTCCATCGCGGTGATGCAGATCGCTTCGTCGGCCGTGCTGGACACCCACGTTGCCGGCGTGGTCAGCCGGCTGGATGAAAAAGGCTACCGGGCGCCGGACGGGAAAAACATCCGTTTCTACAATCCCCAGGGGGATTACGCCACGGCCAGCGCCATGGCCCGGGACATGGTCAACAGTCCCTATGGCCTGCTCATCACCTCCAGCACCGTCGCCCTGCAGGTGGTCGCCAAGGCCAACACAGCCGTCCGGAAACCCCATGTATTCGGAACGGTCACCGACCCCTACGGGGCCGGGGTGGGCATCACCGGCCCGGAACCGGACCAGCACCCGCCCTACATGGCCGGAGTGGGGACGTTTCAGCCGGTCGAGCGCACCATCGAGATCGCCCGGGACATGAACCCCGGGCTCAAACGGCTGGGGGTGGTCTGGAACCCCGGGGAGCAGTGTTCGGAAGTTTGCCTGAAAAAAGCCCGGCAGACCTGTGAATCGCTGGGGATCGAACTGGTTGAAGCCAACGCCGGCAATACCTCCGAGGTGCCCGAAGCCCTGCGTTCGGTGATCGCCAAAAACGTGAACGCCGTCTGGGTCGGCGGAGACAACGTCGCCATCGCGGCCGTCCGGCTGATGATCGATCTGGCCGGCCAGGCCGGTATACCGGTGTTCACCAACGATCCCACGGATACGGAAAAAGGAGCCCTGTTCGGCCTGGGCGCCGATTATTTTACCGTGGGGCAGTATACCGCCGACATTGCCGTGGCGGTCCTGGAGGGGAAGAAGCCGTCCGCCTTCCGCATTGAAAACATGGTTCCGGAAAAACTGGCCGTGAACCGGCAAGTCCTGGCCTCCCTGAAGGATATGTGGCGAATGACATCCCCGATTGAACAGTTACTGTCCGGCCAGAAGCCCCAGCCCGGAGAAGAACCGGCTGATCCTGATCCGGACAGCCCCGTACAGGACTTGGCCGAACTAACCGCCCGGACAGCACCGGGGAGTTCGTCACCCGCGGACACGCCCCTCTCTCCGGAAAAAAGCAGGCAACTGGCGCTGGATATGGCGGCCTTGGAAAAAGCCGGCGTCACGCCTCCGGAAGACCTGCTGACAAAAGCCGATGTTTTTCTCAATCTCCGCGGCCCGGATCAACCGCCGGCGAAAATCGCCCTGGTGAACCTGGTGGAAAACACCGCCCTGCTGGATGCCGTCAACGGCGTGAAAACGGCGTTATACGAAATGGGATTGCGTGAAAAAACCGATTTTACGGTGACCGAATACTGCGCCCAGGGGGACATGTCTCAGCTTTCCCAGATCCTGGACCGCATCGCCATGGAACCGCCTGATGCCCTGGTCACGGTGACCACGCCGGCGTTCATCGCCGCCGTCAAAAGAGATTTTGCCTTTCCCCTGATTTTCACCGTGTGCAGCGATCCGGAAAAACTGGGGGTCTTCAAGACCGGCCGCCCGCCCAACGTCTGCGGCATTTATGATGACCCGCCGGTGGCCGAACTGCTCAGAATGGCGGCAAAACATGATCCGGCCCTGAAGGCGGTCGGCATCATCTACGACGCCGGCCAGATGAACTCTCTGATTTCCGTGGAAAAGCTCCGCCGGGCGGGGCCGGACCAGGGCATAACCGTTCTTGAGGCCACGGCGTCCACGGTTTCCGATCTGCCCATGGCGGCCCGGTCGGTAATCCAGCGGGGAGCGGGCGCCATCATCCTGTCCGCCGACAACCTGGTCACGACGGGATTTGCCGCCATTGACAAGGCGGCCGGAGAGGCCGGCATTCCGATATACGTGACCGATGTCGATCTGGTGGCAAAAGGGGCGGACGGCGCCATCGGCGACAGTTATTTCGAGTGGGGCAAGGCTTCCGGAGAACTGGTGGCCAGGGTCCTGGCCGGCGTGCCGCCGGCCCGGCTGCCGGTATCGCCGACCCGGGTTCATCACCGGGTGGATCCCGGAGAGATAACGGCTGCACCGCCGGCCAAACCCTTTCAACTGCGGATCGTGCTGTACAGTGAAACGGAATTCGCCGAGCAATGCCGGCAAGGGCTGATTGACGGAATCGCCAAAGCCGGACTCCGGGAGGGAAGGGATTACGTGCTGAAATCCTACAACGCCCAGGGTGACATGTCCACCCTGTCGAGCATCATGACCACCGTCCGATCGGACCGGGTGGACCTGCTGATGGCGGTTTCAACGCCCACCCTTCAGGCGGCCCTGCGACAGGCCGGCGAAGAGACCCGCATCGTTTTCACCGGCGTGGGAGACGGCGTCAAAGCAGGCGCGGGGAAAAGCGAGACCGACCATCTGCCCAATGTCACCGGGATCACTACCCGCTCGCCCTTTGAAGGCATGGTCCGGATCATCCGGCAGACCCTGCCGGATGCCCGCCGGGTGGGCACCCTGTTCACACCGGCTGAAATCAACAGCGTGCTTTACAAGGACGGGCTCAAAGAAGCGCTGGAAAAAGAGGGCCTGGAACTGGTGACCGTCCCGGTCACGTCCAGCGCCGATGTGGCCCAGGCGGCCATCGAGCTCTGCGGCCAGGACATTCAGGTCGTGGCCCAGGTGGTGGACAACCTGACCCGCCCGGGGTTCGCGCTGATTGCCAGAAAAGCCGCGGAGAACGATCTGCCGGTCTTTGTTTTTGACAGCGCCCAGATGAAAGACGGCGGGGTGATCTGCCTGGCCCGGGATTATTATGACGCCGGGCTGGAGGCGGCGGAAAAAGCCGTCCGGATCCTGCGCGGGGAAAACCCCGGGACTATCCCCTTTACCAATACCCAGTCCGAAAAACTGCTTGTCAATCGGGATCTGGCCGCACGATACAAGCTCCGGATCTCGGACGAACTCATGAAAAAGGCTACCCTTTTCAAGCCTGATAACGAGCGGGACGGAAAATGA
- a CDS encoding ATP-binding protein: protein MRHVRKLQQRPVPPPVPEIPAAGETTRSFPARPDVIRPVINFITAQAEQAGLPGRTVSRLQLAAEEAITNICHYAYLEESAINRVNYAYQNPGYVVVNLRNKADAFEVDLIDQGELFNPLMVPSPAFGDSLDNFDARGLGIHLLRKMADEVGYQRTDKQNILTLVMKKERG from the coding sequence TTGCGTCATGTCAGGAAACTGCAGCAGCGGCCGGTTCCGCCTCCGGTTCCGGAAATCCCGGCTGCCGGAGAAACGACCCGCTCTTTCCCGGCCAGACCGGATGTGATCCGGCCGGTCATCAATTTCATCACGGCCCAGGCGGAACAAGCCGGGCTTCCAGGCCGGACGGTTTCCCGCCTGCAGCTGGCCGCGGAAGAGGCGATTACCAATATCTGCCATTATGCCTATCTGGAAGAGTCCGCCATCAACCGCGTCAATTATGCCTATCAGAATCCGGGCTACGTGGTGGTAAATCTCAGGAATAAGGCCGACGCCTTTGAAGTGGACCTCATTGATCAGGGAGAGTTGTTCAATCCCCTGATGGTGCCGTCCCCGGCTTTCGGCGATTCTCTGGACAATTTCGACGCCAGGGGGCTGGGGATTCATCTGCTTCGAAAAATGGCCGATGAGGTCGGGTATCAGCGGACGGATAAACAGAACATCCTCACCCTGGTGATGAAGAAAGAACGCGGTTAA